The following coding sequences are from one Anabas testudineus chromosome 16, fAnaTes1.2, whole genome shotgun sequence window:
- the irx4a gene encoding iroquois-class homeodomain protein IRX-4a produces the protein MSYPQFGYPYSSAPQFLMTTNSLTTCCESTGRSIADSGVAASGQTPVYCPVYESRLLATARHELSSAAALGVYGSPYTGGQGYGNYVTYGTDASAFYSLGSFDTKDATASAHAGITQATAYYPYDPTLGQYQYDRYGSMDGGTRRKNATRETTSTLKAWLQEHRKNPYPTKGEKIMLAIITKMTLTQVSTWFANARRRLKKENKMTWPPRNKGSEEKRYDEDEDGSQEEQIKSENNEDETRSRADKDLQLSDLDDFDTLESESPECELKHRYHMNTHMSTTSDCPTDHIIKDASLKLSIPVPLGGEQDLSKGCLKTSPEDFQPDSRQQAKACYNQQQQQQQQGHQILDGKPRIWSLAQTATSLIQTEYPSCMLRCQPPPSLTPSPAATSPVAGLDNRQDSPVTTLRNWVDGVFHDPLFRHSTLSQALTNTTVSWATNTKGAILEADRSAAALQQHQDSSKDSAMSFPKTINKLFCS, from the exons ATGTCATATCCACAATTTGGATATCCCTATTCGTCTGCTCCACAA TTCCTGATGACAACCAACTCTCTGACCACTTGCTGCGAGTCAACCGGCAGATCCATAGCCGACTCCGGAGTAGCGGCGTCCGGACAGACACCAGTGTACTGCCCCGTGTACGAGAGCCGGCTGCTGGCCACGGCCAGGCATGAACTCAGCTCTGCCGCCGCGCTGGGCGTGTACGGGAGCCCTTACACCGGCGGTCAAGGCTATGGGAATTACGTTACATACGGCACGGACGCCTCAGCTTTCTACTCGCTG GGTTCCTTTGATACTAAAGATGCCACAGCTTCTGCACATGCAGGAATTACCCAGGCAACAGCCTACTACCCTTATGATCCTACCCTGGGACAGTATCAGTATGACAg ATATGGTTCCATGGATGGGGGAACAAGGCGGAAGAACGCAACGCGCGAGACAACAAGCACCCTGAAGGCCTGGCTGCAGGAGCACAGGAAGAACCCGTACCCAACTAAAGGGGAGAAGATCATGCTGGCCATCATCACCAAGATGACGCTGACGCAGGTCTCCACATGGTTCGCAAACGCCAGGAGGAGACtcaagaaggagaacaagatgACATGGCCACCCAGAAACAAGGGCTCGGAGGAGAAGAGATACGACGAGGACGAGGACGGGTCTCAGGAAGAGCAGATCAAAAGCGAGAACAACGAGGACG AGACCAGAAGTCGAGCTGATAAGGACCTCCAGCTCAGCGACTTGGACGACTTCGATACGCTGGAGTCGGAGAGTCCGGAGTGTGAGCTGAAGCACCGATACCACATGAACACGCACATGTCGACGACAAGCGACTGCCCCACCGATCACATCATTAAAGACGCCTCTCTGAAACTCTCTATCCCCGTTCCTCTCGGAGGGGAGCAGGACTTGAGCAAAGGTTGTCTCAAAACCAGTCCGGAGGACTTCCAACCGGACAGCAGGCAGCAGGCGAAGGCCTGTTataatcagcagcagcagcagcagcagcaagggCACCAGATATTAGACGGTAAACCTCGGATCTGGTCTTTGGCCCAGACCGCCACGTCCCTGATCCAGACTGAATACCCATCCTGTATGCTGAGGTGCCAGCCGCCGCCCTCCCTCACCCCATCCCCCGCCGCTACCTCACCCGTGGCCGGCCTGGACAACAGGCAGGACTCCCCAGTCACAACCCTGAGGAACTGGGTGGACGGGGTTTTCCACGACCCCTTGTTCAGGCACAGCACTTTGAGCCAGGCCCTGACCAACACCACCGTCTCTTGGGCCACGAACACCAAAGGCGCCATCCTGGAGGCTGACAGGAGCGCGGCGGCCTTGCAGCAGCACCAAGACTCCTCCAAAGACAGTGCCATGAGCTTCCCAAAAACTATCAACAAACTGTTCTGCTCCTAA